A region of uncultured Carboxylicivirga sp. DNA encodes the following proteins:
- a CDS encoding cofactor-independent phosphoglycerate mutase, with amino-acid sequence MKYLVILADGFADRPIERLGGKTPMMAAKTPHIDQLCKISKTGFLKTVPDSLHPGSEVANMTIMGYDAAKYYQGRGVLEAAALGIEFSENDLVFRCNLVSEDKGILLNHSAGHITTEEAKELIDELNDKLSDDRVSFYAGVSYRHVMIIKGGKNGLNCIPPHDVPGEKVDKILPTPAEGHETAELLRELMFKSKSVLENHPVNQKRKANGKAIANMIWPWSAGFKPSMPTLKELYGLESGVVISAVDLIHGLGKLGGLQSVYVEGATGLFNTNYSGKAEAALNALESNDYVFLHIEAPDEAGHEGDVELKIKTLEDIDQLVVKPALEYLAKHKDELSIALLPDHPTPCEIRTHTRDFVPFMIYRPGTEPDLVQEYDEESVKKGDVGFLDQTEFMKVFLSGSK; translated from the coding sequence ATGAAATATTTAGTAATTCTGGCTGATGGTTTTGCTGATCGCCCGATAGAAAGATTGGGCGGAAAAACTCCGATGATGGCGGCCAAAACACCACATATTGACCAGTTATGTAAGATCTCAAAAACTGGGTTCTTAAAAACGGTGCCTGATTCCCTTCACCCGGGTTCTGAAGTAGCCAATATGACCATAATGGGATACGATGCTGCCAAATATTATCAGGGTAGAGGTGTATTGGAAGCTGCTGCTCTTGGAATTGAATTCTCTGAGAATGATCTGGTTTTCCGTTGTAATTTGGTGAGTGAGGATAAGGGTATTTTATTAAATCATTCAGCAGGACATATTACCACAGAGGAAGCAAAAGAACTGATTGACGAATTGAATGATAAATTGAGTGATGACAGAGTCAGTTTCTATGCGGGTGTAAGTTATCGCCACGTGATGATCATTAAAGGCGGTAAGAATGGATTAAATTGTATTCCACCTCATGATGTTCCTGGCGAAAAAGTTGATAAAATACTACCAACACCCGCTGAAGGACATGAAACAGCTGAGTTATTACGAGAGTTGATGTTTAAATCAAAAAGCGTCCTTGAAAATCATCCGGTTAATCAAAAGAGAAAAGCTAATGGAAAGGCAATAGCTAATATGATTTGGCCTTGGTCTGCAGGGTTTAAACCAAGCATGCCAACTCTTAAGGAGCTTTATGGACTTGAAAGCGGGGTTGTTATTTCTGCTGTTGATTTGATCCATGGTTTAGGTAAACTGGGAGGACTTCAATCTGTTTATGTTGAAGGAGCAACAGGTTTATTTAATACAAACTATTCAGGCAAAGCAGAAGCTGCTTTAAATGCTCTTGAAAGTAATGATTATGTATTTCTTCATATTGAAGCACCTGATGAAGCCGGGCATGAAGGAGATGTTGAATTAAAGATTAAGACGCTCGAAGATATTGATCAGTTGGTTGTAAAACCAGCTTTGGAATATTTGGCTAAGCATAAAGATGAATTAAGCATCGCCTTGTTGCCTGATCACCCAACGCCTTGTGAAATAAGAACACATACACGCGATTTTGTGCCTTTTATGATTTACCGACCAGGAACTGAACCTGATTTGGTGCAGGAATATGATGAAGAATCGGTTAAGAAAGGTGATGTTGGGTTTTTAGATCAAACCGAATTTATGAAAGTGTTTTTATCTGGAAGTAAATAG
- the thrA gene encoding bifunctional aspartate kinase/homoserine dehydrogenase I — MKVLKFGGTSMGSSVAMLSVKRIVEKIQGPKVVVVSAVGGVTDELINASKKAVKGEAYQDVLSYLKEKHNKIISELFTPSVEVILQEDLSVIWKELEQLLKGVSLTGELSTKSYDTISGCGERLSSNIISYLITDAKLFDSRKFIKTEINGRGHVVKINETMQNIGELKFSLPEVAVFPGFIASDDHGDNTTLGRGGSDYSAALLAAGLDAEMLEIWTDVDGFMSADPRVIKRAYCLDHLSYAEAMELSHFGAKVIYPPTIIPALQKQIPILIKNTFNPEAPGTLIDKNTDEERKVKGLSSIKDVSLLTLQGNGMIGVSGISMRMFKALASENVNIILISQASSESSISVVINSTEAEIAKMALVNEFEKEISRKQINGVLVDSNMAVVAIVGEGMKHTSGISGKLFNDVGKNGINVYAIAQGASELNVSFVVHQDDLRKALNVVHETFFLSQYQAIHLYLAGVGTVGKSLLKKIQRQAERLLKVERLSIRVAGIANSRQMIFKDRGLDLESALEVLNEASPGNIGQFIDQIIENNMSNSVFVDCSASPEVAKHYLKLLQNNVSVVTANKIASSSDYETYKKLKTTAVQKGVKYLFETNVGAGLPIINTINSMIQSGDKILQLEAVLSGTLNYIVNNVSAERKLSEVVQEAKEKGYSEPDPRIDLIGKDVLRKLLILARECEYPLEEKHIDITPFLPQEFFTDESVEQFMARLKDYDEAFEQKRKEAEDRGMILRYAASLKEGKAKVGFIEVDASHPFYQLEDSNNKIMLRTDYYYDHPMEIKGYGAGADVTAAGVFADIIKVVNL, encoded by the coding sequence ATGAAAGTACTTAAGTTTGGAGGTACCTCAATGGGTTCATCTGTAGCTATGCTAAGTGTTAAGCGTATTGTTGAAAAGATACAAGGACCAAAGGTTGTTGTTGTTTCGGCAGTAGGTGGCGTGACAGATGAATTAATTAATGCATCCAAAAAAGCTGTGAAAGGCGAGGCATATCAGGATGTACTAAGTTATTTGAAAGAAAAACATAATAAGATTATATCCGAACTGTTTACCCCTTCGGTAGAAGTTATACTTCAGGAAGATCTGAGTGTAATTTGGAAAGAGCTGGAGCAGTTATTAAAAGGTGTAAGCTTAACAGGTGAACTAAGTACGAAAAGTTACGATACTATTTCAGGATGTGGTGAAAGGTTGTCTTCAAATATTATTTCCTACTTAATTACGGATGCTAAATTATTTGATAGTCGTAAGTTTATAAAAACAGAGATAAACGGTCGTGGCCATGTTGTTAAAATCAACGAAACCATGCAAAATATTGGTGAACTAAAATTTAGTTTGCCTGAAGTAGCTGTATTCCCAGGATTTATTGCCAGCGATGATCATGGCGATAATACTACTTTAGGTCGGGGTGGTTCAGATTATTCTGCCGCACTACTGGCTGCCGGATTAGATGCTGAGATGTTGGAGATCTGGACAGATGTGGATGGTTTTATGTCTGCCGATCCACGAGTGATAAAGCGTGCATATTGCTTGGATCACCTGAGTTATGCTGAAGCAATGGAATTATCACATTTTGGAGCGAAAGTTATCTATCCACCAACAATTATACCTGCGCTGCAAAAGCAAATTCCAATATTAATTAAGAATACGTTTAATCCGGAAGCTCCGGGGACTTTAATAGATAAAAATACCGATGAAGAAAGAAAAGTTAAAGGATTATCTTCGATTAAAGATGTGAGTCTTTTAACTCTTCAGGGTAATGGTATGATTGGTGTTTCGGGTATTTCTATGCGAATGTTTAAAGCATTGGCTTCTGAAAACGTTAATATCATTCTTATTTCTCAGGCCTCCAGTGAAAGCAGTATCTCAGTTGTAATTAATTCAACCGAGGCTGAAATTGCTAAAATGGCGTTGGTCAATGAATTTGAAAAAGAGATTAGTCGTAAACAAATAAACGGAGTACTGGTAGATAGTAATATGGCAGTAGTTGCCATAGTGGGAGAGGGAATGAAGCATACTTCCGGTATATCAGGTAAGTTGTTTAATGATGTTGGTAAGAACGGTATCAATGTATATGCGATAGCACAGGGTGCTTCAGAGTTGAATGTATCCTTTGTTGTTCATCAGGATGATTTAAGGAAGGCTCTTAACGTTGTACATGAAACCTTCTTCCTTAGTCAGTATCAGGCTATTCACCTTTATCTTGCAGGTGTTGGTACTGTTGGAAAGAGTCTCTTAAAAAAGATTCAACGTCAGGCAGAAAGATTACTGAAAGTTGAACGTTTGAGTATTCGTGTCGCCGGTATTGCCAATTCAAGGCAAATGATATTTAAAGATAGAGGATTGGATCTTGAATCAGCTTTAGAAGTCTTAAATGAAGCTAGTCCAGGCAATATTGGTCAGTTTATTGATCAAATAATAGAAAACAACATGTCGAATAGTGTTTTTGTTGACTGTTCAGCCAGCCCTGAAGTTGCAAAGCATTATTTAAAATTACTACAGAATAACGTATCGGTTGTTACAGCAAATAAAATTGCCAGTTCATCTGATTACGAGACTTATAAAAAGCTGAAAACAACTGCAGTTCAAAAAGGAGTTAAGTACTTATTTGAAACAAATGTTGGTGCGGGCTTACCAATTATCAATACAATTAATAGTATGATTCAAAGTGGAGATAAAATTCTGCAGTTAGAAGCTGTTTTATCCGGTACACTGAATTATATTGTCAATAATGTATCTGCCGAAAGAAAATTATCTGAGGTTGTTCAGGAAGCTAAAGAAAAAGGTTATAGCGAACCTGATCCACGTATAGATCTGATTGGTAAAGATGTATTACGAAAATTATTAATTCTTGCACGTGAGTGTGAGTATCCTTTGGAAGAAAAGCATATTGATATTACTCCATTCCTTCCACAGGAATTCTTTACCGATGAATCGGTAGAGCAATTTATGGCTCGCTTAAAAGACTATGATGAGGCTTTTGAACAGAAAAGAAAAGAAGCTGAAGATAGAGGAATGATCTTAAGATATGCAGCCTCTTTAAAAGAAGGTAAGGCAAAAGTTGGTTTCATTGAGGTTGATGCCAGTCATCCGTTCTATCAATTGGAAGACAGTAATAACAAAATAATGTTACGTACAGATTATTATTACGATCATCCAATGGAAATAAAAGGCTATGGTGCCGGTGCAGATGTTACTGCAGCAGGTGTTTTTGCTGATATAATTAAAGTAGTTAACCTCTAA